A region of Bacillus cabrialesii DNA encodes the following proteins:
- a CDS encoding alanine/glycine:cation symporter family protein, whose translation MADFVTRLNAVLWSTPVIYILLGIGLIFSIKTRFLQVRHLKEMIVLMFKGKSSEAGVSSFQALSIALSGRVGTGNIAGVATAIAFGGPGAVFWMWTIAFIGAASAFVESTLAQIYKVKQGGQYRGGPAYYIEKGLGIKWFAVLFAAAALIAMALLMPGVQSNSIAAGVQNAFGISPAITGCILVLLLGFIIFGGVKRIASAAQMIVPFMAIGYILLSLIIIVMNISELPAVISLIFKSAFALDSAFGGLIGMAISWGVKRGIYSNEAGQGTGPHPAAAAEVSHPVKQGLVQAFSVYIDTLFVCSATAFMILFTGMYNTQAADGSFIVHHLKGVEAGPGFTQAAIDNVLPGLGAGFVAIALFFFAFTTIMAYYYIAETNIAYLTRGRESKWAMFGLKLIILAATFYGTVKTASLAWALGDAGLGIMVWLNVIAIVLLAKPALLALKDYERQKKQGLDPVFDPKSLGIKNADFWEKEYPRENERVS comes from the coding sequence GGATTAATCTTTTCTATTAAGACCCGTTTTTTACAAGTCAGACATTTGAAAGAAATGATTGTTCTGATGTTCAAAGGAAAAAGCTCTGAAGCCGGCGTTTCTTCTTTTCAAGCATTATCCATTGCGTTGTCCGGGCGAGTGGGGACAGGAAACATCGCGGGTGTGGCGACAGCAATTGCATTCGGCGGCCCCGGCGCGGTGTTCTGGATGTGGACGATTGCCTTTATCGGGGCGGCGAGCGCATTTGTTGAATCAACTCTTGCCCAAATTTACAAAGTGAAACAAGGCGGCCAATATCGGGGCGGCCCTGCTTACTATATAGAAAAAGGCTTAGGCATTAAGTGGTTTGCCGTCTTATTTGCCGCTGCTGCTCTTATTGCAATGGCCCTTCTGATGCCGGGCGTACAGTCCAACTCTATAGCAGCTGGCGTCCAAAATGCATTTGGCATTTCTCCTGCCATCACAGGCTGCATTCTCGTTTTATTATTAGGATTTATCATTTTTGGCGGCGTCAAACGAATTGCCAGTGCCGCGCAAATGATTGTTCCGTTTATGGCCATTGGCTATATCCTGCTTTCTTTGATCATTATCGTCATGAATATATCTGAATTGCCTGCTGTCATTTCATTGATTTTCAAAAGCGCTTTTGCATTAGATTCCGCTTTTGGCGGCCTGATCGGCATGGCGATTTCTTGGGGAGTCAAACGGGGCATTTACTCAAACGAAGCAGGCCAGGGAACAGGCCCGCATCCGGCCGCCGCTGCGGAAGTTTCCCATCCGGTCAAGCAGGGGCTGGTTCAGGCATTTTCCGTTTATATCGACACCCTATTTGTATGTTCCGCTACAGCTTTCATGATCTTGTTTACCGGCATGTACAATACCCAGGCTGCAGATGGTTCCTTTATCGTTCATCACCTTAAAGGCGTAGAGGCAGGCCCCGGCTTCACTCAAGCGGCCATTGACAATGTTCTTCCCGGATTAGGCGCGGGCTTTGTTGCCATCGCTTTATTCTTCTTCGCATTTACAACAATTATGGCATATTACTACATCGCAGAGACAAATATCGCCTATTTGACCCGGGGAAGAGAAAGCAAATGGGCAATGTTTGGCTTAAAACTGATTATTTTAGCCGCGACGTTCTATGGAACTGTGAAAACCGCTTCACTTGCTTGGGCATTAGGCGATGCGGGACTTGGCATTATGGTATGGCTAAACGTCATTGCCATTGTGCTGCTTGCAAAACCGGCGCTTCTTGCCTTAAAGGATTACGAGCGCCAAAAGAAGCAGGGCTTAGACCCGGTCTTTGATCCGAAATCGCTTGGCATCAAAAACGCTGATTTCTGGGAGAAAGAATATCCCCGGGAAAATGAACGTGTTTCTTAA